The Indicator indicator isolate 239-I01 unplaced genomic scaffold, UM_Iind_1.1 iindUn_scaffold_54, whole genome shotgun sequence sequence AGCTTtggctcccttccctccaccccatgtgccccaggcactgccagcaccagTGATGCTGAACAGGACCCCTGGCCTTGCTTTTGGGGCAGGGGTCTGAGATGACCCTTCCTATAGTCAGGAATTCCCAGGCAGCCCCAGAAAGGCTCAGTTCAGCTCTGGGTGTTTGGAGCTGGTTTGCCAGAGGCTCCATATGGGAATGGTGGAGCCCAGTGGGAGCTATGGAAGGGACAGGATCCTGGCTGCACCATGGGCTGCCCGGTGGGGGTGATGGGAGCCCCTGCAGCCATGCAGGGACCCTTGGTGCCAACTCCTGGGTTGGGGGCTGCCAGCATAGCCCttggctgtggagctggtgtTGTGCAAGAGCTGACCttggaggaaaagcagaaacctCCCTCTGGAAATACCCCTCGGGCTGGAAGTGGTGGAGGACccggggctgggggtggggggggaggcgGTTCCCGTGGAGCTTAAGAAGGGCTGAGGACAAGACCGGAGGCCAGGCAGAGACAACCTCAGCCGGCAGCATtcactccctggaaggagggaaggaaggaaaaccaacccctgctgctgccctgccccgcGGGCGATGGATTcggctcctctcctcctcctcctcctcctcctctcgcTGTGGGACTGCAGCGGTGAGTGCCAAGGGGGCTGAGAGctgcccccacccctcagctcgctgagctgctggccctgcctgctggtctctttgctttgctgcatGGCACCGCGGGCCAACGTGGCCCCGAGGTCTCCTCACCCCTCAGCCCTggctccctgtcctgctgctcggAGCTGCAGAGGGTGGCACCGTGCCAGGGGCATCCTGCGCCGGGCTTGGGGatgctgtcctgctgccagagctgggaggaAGGGGTCTCAGCAAACGATTCCCTCGAGGATGGCTGGGTTCTGGCGACCCCTTCCCTGAATCCTGtggttttcctccttcctctgcccaGGACTCCCTGCCGACAGGCTGGCAGTGATGCCACAGCAGCCGGTGGTGCCGTACGGGGGCTCAGCACAGCTGAATTGCTCCCTggcctgtgctgggggcacgGTGCAGTGGAAGGGGCTGGacaccagcctgggcagcatcacctccttccccacccacagcatcctgcacaTCAGCAGCGCCGGGGTGGCCGCAGAGGGCACCAAGATCTGCCAGGGGACCTGCCAAGGGCAGTTCTACCAGCGTGCTGTCAACCTGAAGGTCTATGGTAAGCTTCCCCCCAACCTGGCCCTTGCTGACCATCCAGCTAAGTCCTGCAGTCCCCTCCTTCCCGGGGTCAACATTCCCTGTTTGATGCCTTGATTCCCCTCTCAGCGCTGCCGgatgtgctgcagctggtgccagAGCCAAGCGccctggagccagggcagccgGGCAGCCTGCGCTGCTCAGCCCGAGGGATCTAcccactgctggggctggggctcacCTGGTACCAGGGCGACCAGGTGCTGGAGGAAGCTGATGTGGATGCCACGGAGACTGATGAGATGCTGTTCGACATCGAGTCCACACTGTCAGTGCCCGGGGAGAAGgtggaagaaggggcagagtTCAGGTGTGAGGTGAAGCTGAGCATTGGGCAGGAGACCTTCACCCGGGTGGCATCTCTGGCCGTGAGCACTGAGGGTGAGTGTTGGTGTGGGAGCTGGGCACCCCGGGCCAACCCCCAGCCCCCAGTTCTATGCCACTCTGCAAACCTCCTGGCCCCTTCCCCACTGCCGTGCTGAGGGTGCTGCTTTGCTCCTGCTCGCTGCTTtttcctgcccagggcagcagattCGTGGGGGAAAGGGGATGGGAGGTGGGAGTGGAGAGGATGGGAGGTGTGGGTGGGgggagctgccacctcctgggGGTAAGGTGAGAGGTCCCATGCCAGCCATGAGCCACGGCGAGGCTGCCATGACCTGCTGTGTTCACAGATGTGATGGAGCACCCAGTGGCCATGGCCATCTCCCCTGGGACCCTCGGGACAGTGCCAGCCACGACAgagagccccagcacagcccaaccTGTGACCACCACAGCACTGCCCCCAGAGCCAACCACAATCTCCACACAGGATCCCACCACAGCCCTGACCACCACACGGGAGCCCCACACTGAGACCAAACCCCACTCTGCAGAGCACCCTGTTCCCCAGGACCTCATGACAGGCAGCCCCATGGCACGTTTGGCCACCACCGCCACCACaacccctggctccagcacggTGACTGCCCCTGCAGAGGCAGCGGGGACAGCGGTGGAGAGCATCAGCTGGGGCACGCCGCCAGcggaggaggggacagggacatccgaggggacagggacatccGAGGGGACGGGGACATGGGAGGGGACAGcgcctgcctgcagcctgcagatcTGGTCGCTGCCTCCCAAGGGAACAAGGGGCAGAGCCCTGCGCATCGAGTGCCACGCAGGGTGTGCCAGGAACGTCACCGTCCGCTGGCTGCAGACCCCCGTGGCCCTCTCGCAGTACCGGCAGGAGGTGGCGGGCGGCAGCTCCACGCTGCGTCTGGACCACGCCGAGCCCCAACACCAGGGCTCCTATCAGTGTGTCCTGCTTGGCCACCGCTCCCAGGTGGTCAGTCTGCAGCTGATGGTCTTGGATGGTGAGTGGTGGTCTGCAGCCCCCCCTCTCCTCTACCCCCATCGCTTGGGCTCGGGTTGCAGCAAGCTGCGTTAGTGCCACATTTGATGCCCTGCTCGGGTGTTTGGTGGCACGGGCAGCAAGGGGGTCCTCTCATGCCTTTGCAGATTCGTTCAGCGCAGTCCCTGCCATTGCCACGGGGACAACGATCTCACTGTTGGGACTGATCGTGACCGGTGTCGTGTCTCACCGCCTGTGGAAACGAGTCAGGTCTCGGTACGAGCTGCACTAGGAGTGGGAGCTGCCTGCGagtgtccccagccctgccctcactgtcccctttcctgctgctggcctCACCCAGGCCCTGGGACAATGACTAACCGATGGAGCTGCCCCTGTCCCAGCGGGGACTGGCGGAGCTGGTGGGGGGTGGGATGCTGCTGTGAGCCCcgagagaagagcagccctggggcacaCGAGGGGACCTGGAGacccctgagctgctctggaaatCTTCACCCACGTCTGAGGCTCTGCTGTCTGAGAAGCTGAGGGGCCTGTGAGGGGCTCGGGCCCCGGGTGCAAGGCTCGGAGGGCTGCCGGGGGGCTTGCGGGAGCAGAGTCGCGGGGCTGCTGCGGGGACCCCGCAGGAgggggaggctggaagggagtcGAGCCGAGACGCCTAAAAGGACAGCGATGGAATATGCTGGGCCCGACGCTGAGCGCTCGTGGGGAGTCCGACCCTCGGGGCTCCCGGCACCCACGCGGGTGGACCGGATCGTCTGTCGCGACAGAGGGACAGCAGCCCTGGGCGCGGACGGAGGAGAACGGGGCCATGGTGTGCGGGCTGCAGACTCCAATAAAGGGCTGCTTTTGTTCGAACCGTGAGCAAAGGGCCAGGGTTGGGGAAAGCCCCTCACCGCCACCGGCGGGAGGTCTCGGGTCACCCGGCAGCGTCCGCAGCGACCACCCTGCGCCCCGTTGCTAAGGGAGGGGCACCTGCCCGCAGTAGCGACGGCGACCAGGGCGGCTCCTGTGCCCACACGCAAAATGGCGGCCCGCAGCCTCGCCCAATGGCAGTGCGCCCTACTACTTTACCGCTCACCGATTGGCTAC is a genomic window containing:
- the MADCAM1 gene encoding mucosal addressin cell adhesion molecule 1 yields the protein MDSAPLLLLLLLLSLWDCSGLPADRLAVMPQQPVVPYGGSAQLNCSLACAGGTVQWKGLDTSLGSITSFPTHSILHISSAGVAAEGTKICQGTCQGQFYQRAVNLKVYALPDVLQLVPEPSALEPGQPGSLRCSARGIYPLLGLGLTWYQGDQVLEEADVDATETDEMLFDIESTLSVPGEKVEEGAEFRCEVKLSIGQETFTRVASLAVSTEDVMEHPVAMAISPGTLGTVPATTESPSTAQPVTTTALPPEPTTISTQDPTTALTTTREPHTETKPHSAEHPVPQDLMTGSPMARLATTATTTPGSSTGTGTSEGTGTWEGTAPACSLQIWSLPPKGTRGRALRIECHAGCARNVTVRWLQTPVALSQYRQEVAGGSSTLRLDHAEPQHQGSYQCVLLGHRSQVVSLQLMVLDDSFSAVPAIATGTTISLLGLIVTGVVSHRLWKRVRSRYELH